GATGATCGTTAAACACAATGATCCTTATTATAAAGAAGCGATTAATAAAATCAGCGTTCTTTTCTGGATATCCTGTTTATTAAATTGTCTTTGGATTATTTGTTTTTCGTATACTCAAATTGGTTTGTCAGCCATTGTTATTTTTGTCTTTTTAATTACATTGACTTATATTATCAGACAAATCGGAGCAATTCAGACAAGACAGCGTTGGTTGTTAGCCGCTACCTTTGGCATGTATACTGGATGGCTGTTGATTGCAACCGTTTTGAATATCTCGGCATGGTTCGTTAAGATTGGCTGGGACGGGTTTGGCATCGCTTCGGAAATCTGGAGTGTCATTATCTTATTGGTCGCCGTGGGATTAACTTTGATGGTTGTCCTGACAACTAAAAATGCAATTTTTCCGATCCCGATTGCCTGGGGATATTATGGTATCTATCAGTCATTGATTGCTACTCCTGACGTTTTATATCAGTTGCTACCAATTATTGCCATCGTCGGCATAGTTCTTCTCGTAATGATCGCCGGATTTCAATTTTATCGCAATCAATACCGTTTGATGCCGGAACCGCTTTAAAATAAGCACGACACTAAATTATTGTTTTAATAATACCAAAAATAAATTGATAGTTGGATATGTTATAATAGCTTTTAATCAAAGACCTTTAAGCGAGGATTAAAATGAAAAAAAATATCCGCCAAAGTTTAGTTTTATTAATAAGTCTGATGTTGCTGGCGGGAATACTACCAGGCAGCGCCATCGCCGAAAGTAGCCCCAGTGTTAGTTACTGTACCCATGTTCAGAATGTCGGCTGGCAGGAGTTCGTGGTTGATGGTGAAATGAGTGGAACTTCGGGAGCAAGCTTGCGCCTTGAGGGAATTAAAGTGAAGCTGGATACCCAAGGAGATAATCTCGGTATTACCTATCAAACGCACATTCAGAATATTGGTTGGGAAGCTGATACTGTGAATGGCTGGAAAAGCAATGGTAAGATGAGCGGAACCGAAGGCTTGGGATACCGACTGGAAGCGATTCAAATCAAACTTACCGGAACTGATGCCAATCAGTTTGATGTTTATTATCAGGTTCATGCCCAAAATATGGGTTGGATGGGTTGGGCCAAAAATGGTGAAAGTGCCGGAACAGCCGGATATTCCTATCGTCTCGAAGGAATCCATATTGTCATTGTAAAAAAAGGTGAAAATCCACCAGCTGGCACAATCGATCAGGTTTTACCGTTCGCAGAAAGAAAATCAGTTTCTGGCAATTTATTTATTCAGTCAAATGCTCGTGATTTCACAGATAACGCGATGGCTTTAGGTAATGTTACCATTAATGGTGACGGTGCTATCACCCTGCAAGCAGAAGCTTTGCAAGGCGTTTATACTTCAAATGTTTTTAACACGAGCAATTTTAATAAAATGGTGGTTTCCTGGAGTAGTGATACGCCTCCGGGAACGTTGATTCAAGTGGAAGCACGGGTTTGTGAGAATACTACCGATTCCTCTGAAAACTGGTCAGATTGGTTATCTTGGGGACAATGGGGGACTTATATCAGCAGTACCTCCGGCACCGGTATCACTGATAGTCCCTTAGCTTATCTAAACGTTGATACCTTAGTTTTAAAAAATGACAAAACAGCCAATAAAATCCAGTATCGGGTCATCTTGCTGTCAAATACAACTGGCATAACACCATCAATTCGATTAATTTCAGCGGCATTCAGAAATACTTTTCCCGGACATGAGATCAGCAAAGTATATCCCGATCATCCCGATTTATCAAATCTGGCGATTTTGAATGTCCCACAATTGTCACAGATGGTCCGGGACCCGGCAATTGCCGATTCCATTTGTAGTCCCACCAGCGTTGCGATGATTTTAAACTATTATGGTACTTCCGTAACGCCGGAAACTGTTGCCTGGGGAGTTTATGATAATAATGCTCAAGAAGACTTTGGTAACTGGTCTTTTAATACCGCTTATGCGGCAAGCCTAGGATACACTGCTTATGTTGATTATTCCACCATTGACGGTTTAAAACGCGAAATTGCTGCTGGACATCCTGTTGCAGTGGCTGTTGCCTACAAAAATAGCGCTGGCGTCAATACTAATTTACCCGTTGTCGACGGTGCGCCGATTACTTCAACTTATGGCCATCTGATTGTTGTCTGTGGGTTTAGTAGCGAAAACGGAAGTGATTATCTTATCATTAATGACCCGGCTGCTGCTAATAATGCCGGCGTTCGGGTCAAATATCGACTTGATCAGTTTAGCTCCGCTTGGGCCGAATCTGGAAACATTGCTTATATTATCCATTAGTATAAAAAAAGCCAAATAATTATGCCCCAAAATAATTAAATTGTTATATAATAGTTAAAGACTTAAAGCAACTTCGCTCGTGTAAATAAGTATTGAGCTAAGATATCAGATTGTTTCTGGGAGGAAAAAGATTGGTGGAGAACATAAAAGAAGTAGATCTTCTGCTAAAAGACCTAAATATTGTAACATATCAACGAGAGGCGGACACGAATTGGTCATTTATCGATCTGTCGGATACGATGGAAAGAGTCACCGGTTATCCCGCCGCAGATTTTATAAATGGTGGTAAACGATCATTTGCTGAAATGGTTCACCTTGATGGAATTTCCGATATCAAGAAAAAGATGCTGGTTAGTTTCGACAATCAAACTCCGTTTGAAGTCGAATATCGTCTTGAAAATGCCAACGGTAAAATGGTTTGGATTTTAGAAAAGGGAATCGGTATATACGATCAAAACGGGATCTTATTACGAATCGATGGCGTTTTAATAAAGATTGCGAAGAATCGTGAGATTGATGAAAAGTTTCAAATTCTGCAACAAACGGTTGAACAAGCGCCGGAATCGATTATAATTACCGAGCCTGATGGTTCGATTTGTTATGTTAATAAAACTTTTTGCGACACAACTGGTTATACAAAAGAAGAAATTATCGGAGAAAATCCCCGCATTCTTAAATTGAATCTTGAAACAAACATAAATTATAAATCCCTTTGGAATGACATTGTCTCAGGACGAGAATGGCGGGGCATTTTTCAAAATAAAAAAAAGAATGGTCAGGAATACTGGGAACGCTCTACAATAGCACCACTTTATGATGAAGAAGGACAACTGCTGAAATTTATCGGCATCAAAAAAGATATTTCCGAGGAACATGCCAATAGCGTCGAATTGGATCGGCTTTACCGCATAGATATGTTAACAAAAGTCTATAATCGCCGTAGTTTTTTTGAACTGGCGGAAGAGGCTTTTTTTGAGAATCGCCAAGATGAGGAAGATTCAGCAGTGATGATGTTGGACATCGATTACTTTAAAAAAATCAACGATGCTTATGGGCATACTTTGGGAGATATGGCTTTAACTGAATTTGGAATGGTTTGTTCAAAAAGCATTCGCAAAACGGATTTGATCGGACGTATCGGTGGTGAAGAATTTGCCATCTACCTGATGGCAACACAACTGGATAACGCATTGATCCTCGCCAAACGCCTGCGCCATAATGTCGAAAACATTGAGTTGTTTTGTGAAAACGGCGAAAAAGTTCAATTCACGGTCAGTATTGGGGTTTCCCAAATAATGCCGACTGATAACAATTTAGACGATGCTCTAAGACGAGCGGATTCGGCATTATATGAAGCTAAACGAAAAGGCCGTAACCGGGTCGAAGCAGCGCTCTGAAACATTAGATCAAAAAACCCCGCAGCGGATATTGGCTGTGGGGTTTTTCTGATTATTTATTTTTTTTCAGATAGTTAGCTACTCGTTCTTCGGCATTGGCACGAATATTGAAGTAATAGAAGGGGAAATCATAGCTATGAAAAACTCCGCGGCCAAAAACTGCGCTCCCAGGAGCGTAAGTGTCAACATCAACAGTACTGCAAATGAGAGCACCTTTAGTTTTATCAACTTGAGCATCGGCAAAGTTCATTACCTGGACAGGGGTGCCATCGGCATTTTTAACCACCGAACCGTCGGAATTTAATTGCAGTGAACCCAAATTTTCCGAGGCCGGGGCGACGGTCTCATCGAGCGTCCAGCTAATTGGATTAATTACATGAGCAGTCGGTAAAACCACTGCGTCAGTCCCTTCAATGGTTGGGGCCTGGGTGTTATAGGAAATAATTACACCGGTATCACCGGATCCGGTAGCAAACTTGAGATTGGTATTTTCGGCCAGATAATCATCGGTGATCGAATAACCCAGGACATAAGCGGCAACCATCCGTTTGTAAACATCGGGATGTTCTTTCATATAATCCTGTAAGATATAGATCATCACATTAGAACCTTGAGAATGACTGGCCAGAATAAAAGGTCGGCCATTGTTATAATGATCAATATAATATTCAAAAGCAGCCATGGAGTCGGTCAACGGAATCCCTTTGACAATATCCTGCTGTTCATCAACTGACATTTGCAGGGTTGAACCGGCATCATCCTGGCGATAATAGGGAGCAAAGATATTGGCCGAGGTTTCAAAGGCCGTAGCTTGTCGATCATAAGCCAGTTTTGATTGAGAAAGCATAACAGGGTTGTCAATATCACAAACAATCGGATCGTCGGCATTTACTTTGGCCCAGGCCGAAGGGTACAGATAAAAAACATCGGCCGCTTTAGTAATTTCAGCAGGGACATTCAACCAATGCTCACTTTGACTATAATCGGTGGGCACAATGGCATCAGATGTTTCAATCTGAGCTTTGTCATTCGTTTTGGTAGTGCATCCGGCAACTGCCAAACAACAGATTAATAGCATCAGGAAAATGGATAGGATTACTTTTCTTTTCATTTTATTCTCCTTTTGATTTGCTTTGATAATAGTTAACGATTTCAGTATAAAGGAAAATACGAAAAAAGTATAGTAAATAGATCGTAAAGCTGAAAAAAATCTTAACCAAATTAAATGGTAATGGTTTGCATATAATTACTTTTATACAACTAATATTTCCTATGTTATACTATTTCAAAACTTTGAAAAAATGGAGGCAAATATAATGGAAAAATTTAGTATTATTACAAGTGGCAATGCATATGATTTTAATCAGCAACTGAGTGACGCTTTTAAACGCGGAGCTAAACTAATTGGTGGAATTAAATCTATTCCCAAGGGTGACGAATCTTGCTCAGATTGCGAATATGATTATATTACCTTCGTCAGTTACGATCAGGCAAGTTAAACCGATTTCATACAACAACAGAATATTACGACGTCGCTCAATATGATAAGACTAACCACAGCAGCAGTGTTGTGGTTTTTATATGCCCCAACCAGACCACAATGCGCAGCGATCTTTCGCAAATCAAAAGACGTATTTAGCCAGAGAAAGGACAGATAAATTAATGAAACCAGCAACGCTTTTATTGGATAGCCGACTAATCATCGTGGTCATTCTTTTTTTTGCCATTATTTTTTACGATTTTTCAAAAAACCAAAAACTACCACTTTTATCAAATAAATGTTTCACCGTGATGCTTTATTTTACCGCAATCAGTCTTTTTTTTAATCTCCTCAGAATTATTATCTCAGTTTTTGCCAATATCTTTACGACCACGTTCGATCGGATCAGTAGTCAGCTTTTTTATGGAACCTTAATTATGGTTGTGGTGTTACTTTTATGGTATGTCGAAATATTAGGGAATGACCAGAAACGGATGAAATGGAAAAAAGTATTCGTCAGTATGCTACCATTTGCACTTTTTTTCATATTTCTGATCTTTGGAGATTTAAACTACGAAATCCGTAATCAACAGCTTTATGTCCATGGATCAATGACGATTGCCTTTATTTTCACCCTATTAGTGTATTGTGGTTGGATTTTTGTCAGCACTTATCGTTATAAAAAAACCCTCCAAAAAGAGCACCGCCGGGCAATTCAACTGGGTCTTATTATGCTGGTTAGCGGCAGTGTGATGCAACTTTTAGATGCTGGTCTAATCTATTCAGAAGTAGTCGTCACTCTGATGATTCTGTTTATCTATCTGACCTTTGAAAATCCCAAGATCTACATCGACAACGAAACCGGTGCCTTTAATAAACGGGCTTTCCATTTGATGTTAAATGAAAAAAAAGCTGCGGGGACGCGCTTAATCCTGGTGAGTGTGGTTGTTGAAGATATCAAAAGAGTTCAATCCATGGTAGGCCACGACAATAGCAATCATATCCTAGAAATGATTGCTATTGTGATGACAGACAACTTCAGGAGCGACTTCCATCGCCGTGGAAGAGTAAACCGTAAACACCGGCGCGCTGCCCAGTTCAGCCTTTATCACTCACGCAGTAATGTGATGACGTTTATAACGGAAGAACCGTTCGCTACCA
This is a stretch of genomic DNA from Acetobacterium woodii DSM 1030. It encodes these proteins:
- a CDS encoding C39 family peptidase, whose protein sequence is MKKNIRQSLVLLISLMLLAGILPGSAIAESSPSVSYCTHVQNVGWQEFVVDGEMSGTSGASLRLEGIKVKLDTQGDNLGITYQTHIQNIGWEADTVNGWKSNGKMSGTEGLGYRLEAIQIKLTGTDANQFDVYYQVHAQNMGWMGWAKNGESAGTAGYSYRLEGIHIVIVKKGENPPAGTIDQVLPFAERKSVSGNLFIQSNARDFTDNAMALGNVTINGDGAITLQAEALQGVYTSNVFNTSNFNKMVVSWSSDTPPGTLIQVEARVCENTTDSSENWSDWLSWGQWGTYISSTSGTGITDSPLAYLNVDTLVLKNDKTANKIQYRVILLSNTTGITPSIRLISAAFRNTFPGHEISKVYPDHPDLSNLAILNVPQLSQMVRDPAIADSICSPTSVAMILNYYGTSVTPETVAWGVYDNNAQEDFGNWSFNTAYAASLGYTAYVDYSTIDGLKREIAAGHPVAVAVAYKNSAGVNTNLPVVDGAPITSTYGHLIVVCGFSSENGSDYLIINDPAAANNAGVRVKYRLDQFSSAWAESGNIAYIIH
- a CDS encoding DUF3089 domain-containing protein — its product is MKRKVILSIFLMLLICCLAVAGCTTKTNDKAQIETSDAIVPTDYSQSEHWLNVPAEITKAADVFYLYPSAWAKVNADDPIVCDIDNPVMLSQSKLAYDRQATAFETSANIFAPYYRQDDAGSTLQMSVDEQQDIVKGIPLTDSMAAFEYYIDHYNNGRPFILASHSQGSNVMIYILQDYMKEHPDVYKRMVAAYVLGYSITDDYLAENTNLKFATGSGDTGVIISYNTQAPTIEGTDAVVLPTAHVINPISWTLDETVAPASENLGSLQLNSDGSVVKNADGTPVQVMNFADAQVDKTKGALICSTVDVDTYAPGSAVFGRGVFHSYDFPFYYFNIRANAEERVANYLKKNK
- a CDS encoding TspO/MBR family protein, with amino-acid sequence MNNKELIKAWLNLGFLVLTLVINTMGAVGLFNNLSQKDVSDLYSTLITPAPFTFSIWSIIYLLLFIATIMMIVKHNDPYYKEAINKISVLFWISCLLNCLWIICFSYTQIGLSAIVIFVFLITLTYIIRQIGAIQTRQRWLLAATFGMYTGWLLIATVLNISAWFVKIGWDGFGIASEIWSVIILLVAVGLTLMVVLTTKNAIFPIPIAWGYYGIYQSLIATPDVLYQLLPIIAIVGIVLLVMIAGFQFYRNQYRLMPEPL
- a CDS encoding sensor domain-containing diguanylate cyclase encodes the protein MENIKEVDLLLKDLNIVTYQREADTNWSFIDLSDTMERVTGYPAADFINGGKRSFAEMVHLDGISDIKKKMLVSFDNQTPFEVEYRLENANGKMVWILEKGIGIYDQNGILLRIDGVLIKIAKNREIDEKFQILQQTVEQAPESIIITEPDGSICYVNKTFCDTTGYTKEEIIGENPRILKLNLETNINYKSLWNDIVSGREWRGIFQNKKKNGQEYWERSTIAPLYDEEGQLLKFIGIKKDISEEHANSVELDRLYRIDMLTKVYNRRSFFELAEEAFFENRQDEEDSAVMMLDIDYFKKINDAYGHTLGDMALTEFGMVCSKSIRKTDLIGRIGGEEFAIYLMATQLDNALILAKRLRHNVENIELFCENGEKVQFTVSIGVSQIMPTDNNLDDALRRADSALYEAKRKGRNRVEAAL